A DNA window from Trypanosoma brucei brucei TREU927 chromosome 10, whole genome shotgun sequence contains the following coding sequences:
- a CDS encoding expression site-associated gene ESAG protein translates to MYEYTVCGNPCFISFLEKMKGTKKFYGKRRKRTCVIGAALLLIFLLCRMLFIRTEEVEDTTFEEGCWEREMRSEGVGDVKVRYVVIQTKPSPGWCRMLVSSLVVGIDVITIGLDGVYHHTSRPHWLLNYIESAGLSDDDVIVTFDGADTVFVNKHNLQCAISKFISTTPSKPENFDEEKILKGVQKSPLLFTAERGCFASQLSVLFSIRGRKHEKRCERFYRGEISKAKATGAERVMRMPKSGRAYLNAGGVIGRVWAFKEAIGGFSKLREKSDRWWCDQTIWTILFAWSVNQQDTGGKAVHLRKGLISLDYDARYFLIPSYTSPIRSMILHFSGLIRDWKWWFPGVVRRLVWIQRMRDDVYQRDSRSLLTKTSLTIYGAKGEKYIRKFADVCNVDEAVDYTWLSTVRSKH, encoded by the coding sequence ATGTATGAATACACTGTGTGTGGAAATCcgtgttttatttcatttttagaaaagatgaaaggaaCTAAGAAATTTTATggtaaaagaaggaagagaacgTGTGTAATAGGTGCGGCACTTCTGCTTATCTTTTTACTTTGTCGCATGCTGTTTATCCGGACGGAAGAAGTGGAAGACACCACGTTTGAGGAGGGTTGTTGGGAGCGTGAGATGCGCAGCGAAGGAGTGGGAGATGTAAAGGTGCGTTACGTCGTGATACAGACGAAGCCCTCCCCAGGTTGGTGTAGAATGCTTGTAAGCTCTCTCGTTGTTGGTATTGATGTAATTACAATAGGACTCGATGGCGTGTACCATCACACCTCGAGGCCACATTGGTTGCTGAACTACATAGAAAGTGCGGGGTTAAGTGATGACGATGTGATTGTGACATTTGATGGTGCGGACACAGTATTTGTGAACAAGCATAACCTCCAGTGCGCTATTAGCAAGTTCATATCAACGACACCGAGCAAACCAGAAAATTTcgatgaggaaaaaatacTGAAAGGCGTCCAAAAGTCTCCACTCCTGTTTACTGCTGAAAGGGGGTGTTTTGCCTCTCAACTaagcgttttgttttcaataaGAGGCAGAAAACACGAAAAGAGGTGTGAGCGGTTCTATAGGGGGGAGATTTCAAAGGCCAAAGCAACCGGCGCGGAACGGGTGATGCGGATGCCAAAGAGTGGGCGGGCGTATCTTAATGCTGGTGGGGTGATCGGGAGGGTGTGGGCATTTAAGGAAGCAATAGGAGGATTTTCAAAACTTAGAGAAAAGAGTGACAGATGGTGGTGTGATCAGACAATTTGGACCATTCTCTTTGCCTGGAGCGTCAATCAACAGGACACTGGGGGTAAAGCAGTGCACTTGAGAAAGGGTCTGATTTCTCTAGACTACGATGCGAGGTATTTTCTCATTCCTTCGTACACTTCCCCAATTCGAAGCATGATATTGCATTTTTCCGGGCTTATTAGAGACTGGAAGTGGTGGTTTCCAGGTGTTGTGAGGAGGTTGGTATGGATACAGAGAATGAGAGATGATGTGTATCAGAGAGACAGTAGGAGTTTGCTAACTAAGACCAGCTTAACGATCTACGGCgctaaaggagaaaaatataTTCGTAAGTTTGCCGATGTTTGCAACGTTGATGAGGCCGTGGACTACACGTGGCTGTCGACGGTCCGAAGTAAGCATTAG